A part of Methanothermobacter thermautotrophicus genomic DNA contains:
- the tmk gene encoding dTMP kinase, translating into MYICFEGIDGSGKTTHASLTASWLRENGYRVQEVREPTDSNIGSLIRSMLSTPGARAPDVQRILALLFAADRLTLRSKIEGKWSDGVVISDRCYYSSLVYQGPEEWISEINRFAPRPDIVILLDIDVEVAMERCGGTDEFEDPSYLAGVRERYLELADKEGFYTVNAERGVNMIQRDIRRILAPHLGICSGGIL; encoded by the coding sequence ATGTACATATGCTTTGAGGGAATCGATGGTTCCGGTAAGACAACCCATGCCTCCCTGACGGCAAGCTGGCTCAGGGAAAACGGTTACAGGGTCCAGGAAGTCAGGGAACCAACCGATTCTAATATCGGAAGCCTCATAAGGAGCATGCTTTCAACTCCAGGTGCCAGGGCACCTGATGTTCAGAGGATCCTTGCCCTGCTCTTTGCAGCGGACCGGCTGACACTGAGGAGTAAAATTGAGGGTAAATGGTCAGATGGGGTGGTTATAAGTGACAGGTGCTACTATTCCAGTCTGGTGTATCAGGGGCCTGAGGAATGGATTTCTGAGATAAACAGGTTCGCTCCACGACCAGATATTGTCATACTCCTCGACATCGACGTTGAGGTGGCCATGGAGCGATGTGGCGGAACCGATGAGTTTGAGGATCCCTCATACCTTGCAGGGGTACGTGAAAGGTACCTTGAACTTGCAGATAAAGAGGGCTTCTACACTGTGAACGCTGAAAGGGGGGTTAATATGATCCAGAGGGATATACGGAGGATACTGGCCCCCCATTTAGGCATATGTTCAGGGGGCATACTGTAG
- a CDS encoding response regulator has product MSRAKVMVVEDESIVAIDISQRLQSLGYEVTATVSSGEKAVEMAEKTRPDIILMDIVLKGEMDGIEAAEEINKRMKVPIVYITAYSDEETLRRAKVTGPFGYIIKPFEDRELHSVIEVALYKHELERRLAENDELFRAILSSVQDILFTADSEGRLTMVSPGPLAGYGLEADDVLGKGLVEVFGDEVHHEMIGRALKGEPVTYEWTWTPHDKFYFETTLSPLRDFEGNITGVVGIHRDVTEKETARKALERETLINRELADLSKQLLASMSIEEISDSITRKAEALTESRYCLAGFIESGTLKNYTLTENVRRECHLDTDSLKLGGLIEWILREKEAILLNDPSSDPRYSGVPEDHVEISNLLAVPAVLRDELVGILMVSGKEGSYDEGDLELLQRLADIYALAIHRKMEEDRLKASEERNRALVEKFLKIVTDVLEEIK; this is encoded by the coding sequence ATGTCTAGAGCTAAGGTTATGGTGGTTGAGGATGAGAGCATAGTTGCCATTGATATCAGCCAGCGCCTTCAATCACTTGGATACGAGGTTACAGCCACCGTCTCCTCAGGTGAAAAGGCCGTTGAAATGGCCGAAAAAACAAGGCCAGACATCATACTGATGGATATAGTCCTCAAAGGTGAAATGGACGGTATAGAAGCTGCTGAAGAGATAAATAAGCGGATGAAGGTCCCCATAGTCTACATAACAGCATACTCAGACGAGGAAACCCTCAGGAGGGCCAAGGTAACAGGACCCTTCGGTTACATAATAAAGCCCTTCGAGGACCGTGAACTCCACAGCGTCATTGAGGTGGCCCTCTACAAACATGAACTTGAGCGTAGACTGGCTGAGAACGATGAACTCTTCAGGGCAATACTCTCATCGGTTCAGGATATACTGTTCACAGCAGACAGTGAAGGCAGGTTAACGATGGTATCCCCCGGACCCCTTGCAGGATACGGCCTTGAAGCCGATGATGTTCTGGGAAAAGGACTTGTGGAGGTCTTCGGGGATGAGGTTCACCATGAGATGATCGGGAGGGCCCTCAAAGGGGAACCTGTGACCTATGAATGGACATGGACACCCCATGACAAATTCTACTTCGAAACAACCCTGTCGCCCCTCCGCGACTTTGAGGGCAATATCACAGGGGTTGTGGGAATACACCGGGACGTCACCGAAAAGGAGACTGCAAGAAAGGCCCTTGAAAGGGAGACCCTCATAAACCGGGAACTAGCAGACCTCTCAAAACAGTTACTGGCCTCAATGTCAATTGAGGAAATTTCAGATAGCATAACCAGGAAGGCAGAGGCCCTCACTGAGAGCAGATACTGCCTTGCGGGTTTCATTGAATCAGGCACGTTGAAGAATTATACCCTCACAGAGAACGTCAGAAGGGAGTGTCACCTCGATACAGATTCATTAAAACTGGGCGGTTTAATTGAGTGGATACTGAGGGAGAAGGAGGCCATTCTTCTAAATGACCCCTCCTCTGATCCACGGTACAGTGGTGTCCCAGAGGACCACGTGGAGATCAGCAACCTGCTTGCGGTTCCAGCAGTCCTCAGGGATGAACTGGTGGGCATATTGATGGTCTCAGGGAAGGAAGGAAGCTATGATGAGGGCGACCTGGAACTACTCCAGCGCCTTGCAGACATATACGCCCTCGCAATTCACAGGAAAATGGAAGAGGATCGTTTGAAGGCCAGTGAGGAACGTAACAGGGCCCTGGTGGAAAAATTCCTTAAAATAGTTACAGACGTCCTCGAGGAAATTAAATAA
- a CDS encoding U32 family peptidase, which produces MEIPELLAPAGSPDTFRVALNAGADAVYLSGKDFGARYYAENFSLREIREAVDYAHLHDRRVYVTLNTLIRDSEIQRVSDYLQELHAAGADAVIIQDPSILFLRDELSLDIPLHASTQMTIHNMAGIKWAEDVGLERVILARELSVDEIRDITSKAGVDIEVFIHGALCYSYSGQCLLSSFIGGRSGNRGRCAQPCRKKYELIQLKPGRRVVKLPWKYLLSTRDLSAYMHLDRLVDAGVSSLKIEGRMRSAEYVATTVSVYRRALDEIKEGRWRPSRKEFERLMLTFNRTLKGGHLVGEDFMGREYPGDRGLPIGYVEKYSMGRAIVRLTSETVPRRGDGLFFQKNSMGIRLGDHLLDGGILSIPSKPVTPGSRVYLTGRRELQKFTEKLRSSHPPHLWDVELRFIASEDGEVHLTAEWSMDGRTLRESIDAKFERALRRPLAPDTIREQLLKAGDKPFRLSFAEFRYPGGLFHPISGLNALRRELLSRVEKRIIEEKRSEKVKEKKSSEKVSEGFAGRSAAGGGDQSPCISVYVEDLPSLETALMAGAGRVYFEPMIHRDFRECDWNDVRSILREARDIASGYDAEFVWKWPDITHDWLLRRLLKIEDELNLNIMVGGFGIPELIRGGVKIYGSPALNIFNSISSMLMSGRFHMLTVSPELSGEDLMGMEGNLEVPVHGNLTAMVTRDNLWRLVPKDFNTGSDSLWALRDSRGATFPMNQLMGCETVIMNSRETCLIDFLPSLLRWGFRNFSIDCRIYPPGRTRALVESYIEALENPEGIVDIKEKIEGESEYGITASHFRHGLRE; this is translated from the coding sequence TTGGAAATACCTGAACTCCTTGCGCCTGCTGGTTCCCCTGATACCTTCAGGGTGGCCCTGAATGCAGGGGCCGATGCGGTTTACCTCTCAGGAAAGGACTTTGGTGCAAGGTACTATGCAGAGAATTTCAGCCTCAGGGAAATCCGGGAAGCCGTGGACTACGCTCACCTCCATGACAGGAGGGTCTACGTAACCCTAAACACCCTCATAAGGGACTCGGAGATCCAGAGGGTATCGGATTACCTCCAGGAACTCCATGCAGCAGGGGCAGATGCAGTGATAATACAGGACCCCTCCATACTTTTTCTCAGGGATGAACTATCACTTGACATCCCACTCCATGCCTCAACCCAGATGACCATCCACAACATGGCCGGCATCAAATGGGCAGAGGATGTGGGCCTTGAGAGGGTTATACTTGCAAGGGAGCTCTCAGTTGATGAGATCAGGGATATAACCTCAAAGGCTGGGGTGGATATCGAGGTATTTATACATGGGGCCCTCTGCTACAGCTACTCAGGACAGTGCCTGCTCTCATCATTCATAGGGGGTAGAAGCGGCAACCGGGGGCGGTGCGCCCAGCCCTGCAGAAAGAAGTATGAACTCATCCAGCTCAAACCCGGAAGGAGGGTTGTTAAACTCCCCTGGAAGTACCTCCTGTCTACCAGGGACCTCTCAGCCTACATGCACCTTGACAGGCTCGTTGATGCCGGTGTCAGTTCACTCAAGATAGAGGGCAGGATGAGGTCGGCCGAGTACGTCGCCACCACGGTCAGCGTATACAGGAGGGCCCTTGATGAGATAAAGGAGGGGAGGTGGAGGCCTTCCAGAAAAGAGTTTGAAAGGCTGATGCTGACATTCAACAGGACCCTGAAGGGGGGTCACCTGGTCGGTGAGGATTTCATGGGGCGTGAATACCCCGGTGACAGGGGCCTTCCCATTGGATACGTTGAGAAGTACTCCATGGGCAGGGCAATCGTAAGGCTGACCTCAGAGACTGTGCCCAGGAGGGGTGATGGTCTCTTCTTCCAGAAAAACAGTATGGGCATCCGCCTCGGTGACCACCTGCTGGATGGAGGTATTCTCTCCATTCCCTCAAAACCTGTCACCCCTGGTAGCAGGGTCTATCTCACAGGACGAAGGGAACTCCAGAAATTCACTGAAAAGCTCAGGAGTTCACATCCACCCCACCTCTGGGACGTTGAGCTCCGGTTCATTGCATCAGAGGATGGTGAAGTTCATCTCACAGCCGAATGGTCAATGGATGGAAGGACTCTGAGGGAATCCATTGATGCGAAGTTCGAGAGGGCCCTCAGAAGGCCCCTGGCACCCGACACAATCAGAGAACAGCTTCTGAAAGCCGGTGATAAACCCTTCAGATTAAGTTTTGCGGAATTCAGATATCCTGGAGGACTTTTCCATCCCATCAGCGGCCTTAATGCCCTCCGAAGGGAGCTTCTCAGTAGAGTTGAGAAGAGAATAATTGAGGAGAAGAGATCAGAGAAGGTCAAGGAGAAGAAATCGTCTGAGAAGGTTTCAGAGGGTTTCGCCGGGAGGTCTGCAGCCGGGGGTGGAGATCAAAGCCCCTGCATCTCAGTATATGTTGAGGACCTCCCATCCCTGGAGACGGCCCTGATGGCAGGAGCTGGGAGGGTATACTTCGAACCCATGATCCACAGGGACTTCAGGGAATGTGACTGGAATGATGTCAGATCAATCCTCAGGGAAGCCAGAGACATTGCATCGGGATACGATGCTGAATTCGTATGGAAGTGGCCTGATATAACCCATGACTGGCTTCTAAGGAGACTGCTCAAAATTGAAGATGAACTGAACCTGAACATCATGGTTGGTGGGTTCGGGATCCCCGAGCTGATAAGGGGTGGTGTGAAGATATATGGATCCCCGGCCCTCAACATATTCAACAGCATATCCTCCATGCTGATGTCGGGGAGGTTCCACATGCTAACAGTTTCACCGGAACTATCCGGGGAGGACCTCATGGGGATGGAAGGTAACCTTGAGGTTCCAGTTCACGGGAACCTCACCGCCATGGTTACAAGGGACAACCTCTGGAGGCTGGTCCCCAAGGATTTCAACACAGGATCAGACTCACTGTGGGCCTTAAGGGACAGTAGAGGAGCTACATTCCCAATGAATCAGCTCATGGGGTGTGAAACCGTTATCATGAACTCAAGAGAGACCTGTCTCATAGACTTCCTTCCATCACTGTTGAGATGGGGTTTCAGGAATTTTTCCATTGACTGTCGTATATATCCTCCTGGGAGAACAAGAGCCCTTGTGGAATCATACATTGAGGCCCTTGAAAACCCTGAAGGGATAGTTGACATCAAGGAAAAAATTGAGGGGGAAAGTGAATACGGTATAACAGCATCACATTTCAGGCACGGTCTCAGGGAGTAA
- the otsB gene encoding trehalose-phosphatase, translating to MPDYLFDFLDDLKFLKNADKTAIITDIDGTISEIAPTPEEAFVDDEMRDVLGKLASRYRLLAFISGRPVHDALQMVGVPGAIYVGNHGLEYIIDGNYQRFSEVEDYLPLIKKCALELRNRTHDENLIFEDKGICYSIHYRQCSDPMLSRERILRKLRDIPESKGLKVDEGRMLVELKPPLHYNKGFIVRKILEDSSVSSAVYLGDDTTDADAFRELRKLESERNMNNVPILVLSKEIPAEVKNSARFFVSGVSEVLKFFKWLLK from the coding sequence ATGCCTGATTATCTGTTTGATTTCCTGGATGACCTGAAATTTTTGAAGAATGCAGATAAAACAGCCATAATCACGGACATAGATGGGACCATAAGTGAAATAGCACCAACACCTGAAGAAGCCTTTGTGGACGATGAAATGAGGGATGTTCTGGGGAAACTTGCATCAAGATACCGGCTCCTGGCCTTTATAAGCGGAAGACCTGTCCATGATGCACTCCAGATGGTGGGGGTTCCCGGTGCAATTTATGTTGGAAACCATGGTCTTGAGTATATCATAGATGGAAATTATCAGCGTTTCAGTGAAGTTGAAGACTATCTTCCCCTCATAAAAAAATGTGCCCTTGAACTTAGAAATAGAACACATGATGAGAACCTCATATTCGAGGATAAGGGCATCTGCTATTCCATACATTACCGTCAGTGCTCGGATCCCATGCTATCACGTGAAAGAATACTCAGAAAGCTGAGGGATATACCTGAATCAAAGGGGCTGAAGGTGGATGAGGGGCGAATGCTTGTGGAACTCAAGCCACCCCTCCATTACAACAAGGGCTTTATAGTGAGGAAGATACTGGAGGATTCCAGTGTGTCATCTGCAGTGTACCTTGGAGATGATACAACAGATGCTGATGCCTTCAGGGAACTCAGAAAACTTGAATCAGAGAGAAACATGAATAATGTCCCGATACTTGTACTGTCAAAAGAAATACCTGCTGAAGTAAAGAACAGCGCTCGATTTTTTGTCTCTGGGGTCTCTGAAGTTCTTAAATTCTTCAAATGGCTCTTAAAGTAG